The following coding sequences are from one Granulicella sp. L56 window:
- the tadA gene encoding tRNA adenosine(34) deaminase TadA: protein MQADLNYLRAAIAEAQAAEAAGEVPVGAVVVHTGNIIGRGQNRVLRDSDPTAHAEVVALREAGRHQANYRLEDCTLYVTLEPCAMCAGAILHARIARLVYAALDPKAGACGSVLAVMNHPQLNHRVEVAPGLLAEECGAMLTGFFRQRRKAKAEGRILQTQGVSMATKKAGKKTATKKWSAKVNTDSTHPDEGLFNKNASAIAKVLASKKVSPKGPASGMRMLNFYINRAGKNLSSERHAELEKAKDKLSAIIAKEKAEIAKHKPKKPHTSVKSATKKAAKKTATKKSAAKSK from the coding sequence ATGCAAGCCGACCTCAACTACCTACGCGCTGCCATCGCCGAAGCCCAGGCCGCCGAGGCCGCTGGTGAAGTTCCGGTAGGCGCGGTCGTCGTTCACACAGGAAATATCATCGGCCGAGGCCAGAACCGAGTTCTCCGCGACAGCGATCCAACAGCCCACGCCGAGGTCGTCGCTCTCCGCGAAGCAGGCCGTCATCAGGCCAACTACCGTCTCGAAGACTGCACCCTCTACGTCACGCTCGAACCCTGCGCGATGTGTGCCGGAGCAATTCTCCATGCGCGCATCGCCCGTCTCGTCTACGCGGCGCTGGACCCCAAAGCCGGAGCCTGCGGCAGCGTTCTTGCCGTCATGAACCACCCGCAATTGAACCACCGCGTCGAGGTCGCGCCCGGCTTGCTCGCCGAGGAGTGCGGCGCTATGCTCACCGGCTTTTTCCGCCAGCGCCGCAAAGCCAAAGCCGAAGGGCGCATCCTACAGACGCAGGGGGTTTCCATGGCGACAAAGAAGGCGGGAAAGAAGACGGCAACGAAGAAGTGGTCAGCCAAGGTAAACACCGATTCCACCCATCCCGACGAGGGACTCTTCAATAAAAACGCATCTGCCATCGCAAAAGTGCTCGCATCGAAGAAGGTTTCTCCCAAAGGGCCAGCATCCGGCATGAGAATGTTGAACTTCTACATCAACCGCGCCGGCAAAAACCTCTCCAGCGAGCGCCACGCCGAACTGGAGAAGGCGAAGGACAAGCTCTCCGCAATCATTGCAAAAGAAAAAGCGGAAATCGCAAAACATAAGCCCAAGAAACCGCATACATCCGTCAAATCTGCTACAAAAAAGGCAGCAAAGAAAACTGCAACTAAAAAATCTGCCGCAAAATCGAAGTAG
- a CDS encoding peptidylprolyl isomerase gives MPTKPGTYATFKTSEGTIVCELFEKDAPQTVANFIGLAEGTKEWNSRSKKGDKLYDGTVFHRVIPQFMIQAGDPEGTGMGGPGYKFADETQGSKHGFQEKGKLAMANAGPNTNGSQFFITVADTSWLTGKHTIFGEVVEGYDIVEKISKASRDGMDRPKTPIVLESVTIERI, from the coding sequence ATGCCAACGAAACCCGGAACCTATGCAACATTCAAAACCAGCGAAGGCACCATCGTCTGTGAGCTGTTCGAGAAGGACGCGCCACAAACCGTAGCCAATTTCATCGGCCTCGCCGAAGGAACCAAAGAGTGGAACAGCCGCAGCAAAAAAGGCGACAAGCTCTATGACGGAACCGTCTTCCATCGCGTCATTCCCCAGTTCATGATCCAGGCCGGCGACCCCGAAGGCACCGGCATGGGCGGCCCCGGCTACAAGTTCGCCGACGAGACCCAGGGCTCGAAGCATGGCTTTCAGGAGAAGGGCAAGCTCGCCATGGCCAACGCCGGCCCCAACACCAACGGCTCGCAGTTCTTCATCACCGTGGCCGACACCAGCTGGCTCACCGGCAAGCACACCATCTTCGGCGAAGTCGTCGAAGGCTACGACATCGTAGAAAAGATCTCCAAGGCCAGCCGCGACGGCATGGACCGCCCCAAGACCCCAATCGTCCTCGAAAGCGTCACCATCGAACGAATCTAG
- a CDS encoding type II toxin-antitoxin system Phd/YefM family antitoxin, whose protein sequence is MATAPKPLSSLKAKAASQPHKPLPPSRAIRIQESIPASKAKTHLLELLNTVDRKGESVIITKRGRPVAKLVPIENLPARSIFGYMKGSVKITGDIVGPEPDIWNAMAE, encoded by the coding sequence ATGGCAACCGCACCCAAACCGCTATCCAGCCTCAAAGCGAAGGCAGCCAGTCAGCCCCACAAGCCATTGCCTCCAAGCAGGGCAATACGGATACAAGAGTCCATTCCAGCCTCCAAAGCCAAGACCCACTTGCTCGAACTGCTTAATACGGTCGATCGCAAGGGTGAATCCGTCATCATCACCAAGCGAGGCCGACCCGTCGCAAAACTCGTTCCCATCGAGAACCTGCCAGCCCGCAGCATCTTTGGCTATATGAAGGGCAGCGTCAAGATCACCGGAGATATCGTCGGCCCGGAGCCTGATATCTGGAATGCAATGGCCGAATGA
- the mdh gene encoding malate dehydrogenase, producing the protein MRKKVTIVGAGNVGATAAHWIAAKELADVVLLDVAEGTPQGKGLDLLEAMPIEKRDCNIIGTNDYADTANSDIVVITAGIPRKPGMSRDDLLNTNYKIMSDVVSKVTAHSPNCIIIVVSNPLDAMAQAAFHQAKFPRERVIGMAGVLDSARFRTFIAQELNVSVENVTAFVLGGHGDTMVPLPRYSTVAGIPITELIAPERIAELVQRTRDGGAEIVKYLKTGSAFYAPSAAATEMVEAILKDKKKILPCAAYLQGEYGISGLFVGVPCKLGAKGLEQIIEIKLSAEEQAALQRSADSVKELCTVIGVV; encoded by the coding sequence ATGCGTAAGAAGGTAACGATTGTTGGTGCAGGAAATGTGGGTGCGACGGCGGCACATTGGATTGCTGCGAAGGAACTGGCGGATGTGGTTCTGCTTGACGTTGCGGAGGGCACGCCGCAGGGCAAGGGTCTCGACCTTCTGGAGGCGATGCCGATTGAGAAGCGCGATTGCAATATTATCGGCACCAATGATTATGCCGATACCGCGAACTCGGACATCGTCGTGATTACGGCTGGCATTCCGCGCAAGCCGGGGATGAGCCGCGACGATCTGCTGAACACGAACTACAAGATCATGTCGGACGTGGTGAGCAAGGTCACGGCGCATTCGCCAAACTGCATCATCATCGTGGTTTCAAATCCACTGGATGCGATGGCGCAGGCTGCCTTTCATCAGGCTAAGTTTCCGCGTGAGCGCGTGATCGGTATGGCTGGCGTGCTCGATTCGGCGCGGTTCCGTACCTTTATCGCGCAGGAGTTGAATGTGTCCGTCGAGAATGTAACTGCTTTTGTTCTCGGTGGCCATGGAGATACGATGGTTCCGCTGCCACGCTATTCGACTGTCGCCGGCATTCCGATTACGGAGCTGATTGCGCCGGAGCGGATTGCGGAACTGGTGCAGCGGACGCGCGATGGCGGTGCGGAGATTGTGAAGTATCTCAAGACCGGAAGCGCCTTTTATGCTCCTTCTGCTGCTGCCACGGAGATGGTCGAGGCCATACTGAAGGACAAGAAGAAGATCCTGCCTTGCGCTGCGTATCTGCAGGGCGAGTATGGAATTTCGGGCCTGTTCGTTGGAGTACCGTGCAAGCTGGGTGCCAAGGGGCTGGAGCAGATTATTGAGATCAAACTGAGTGCAGAGGAGCAGGCTGCTTTGCAACGGAGCGCCGATTCTGTGAAGGAGCTTTGCACAGTAATTGGAGTCGTTTAA
- a CDS encoding glutamine synthetase family protein → MSELRDFLELPYGELEDLNLQAKEQRKKRVAADVIQEERLKYLTDEKRIKAVTVLFSDLEGRLHMLDYDKKFLIKSYDNLTFDGSSIRGFTAQRESDLRLGIDWSAFYWAPADVFGGGKVLVFGEVIDKNGGIYSGDIRSVLKQFSQEQFDKQGYTLNAANEIEGFLFEGIDAERSYHETGRFDYVNKGGYYHSLPGDPLREFIDTTAEVQRAMGFENEKDHPEVAPSQFEINYTYGEVVAAADQIQLYKLICRQVATQMGMTASFLPKPVVGVNGSGMHTNVSITKGGKNLFWDPKGEEKISKLAWQFTDRILTHGNDLCLLLNASVNAYRRLDPHFEAPNQIKASAVDRGSMIRIPIGNEKSSRVEVRSVGPDANPYLVLYSIFKSGLHGNTSKIKNLRQAERYLPDNIYSALENFRGAEWTGELLGDDVKARYADLKQASADRCARLLGTIVKAPEVQFHHDVYNQLLWNIF, encoded by the coding sequence TTGAGCGAATTACGTGATTTTCTGGAACTTCCGTACGGTGAACTTGAGGACTTGAACCTGCAGGCGAAGGAGCAGCGCAAGAAGCGCGTTGCCGCCGATGTGATTCAGGAAGAGCGGTTGAAGTATTTGACCGACGAGAAGCGGATCAAGGCCGTCACCGTGCTGTTCAGCGACCTCGAAGGCCGCCTGCACATGCTGGACTATGACAAAAAATTTCTGATCAAGAGCTATGACAACCTGACGTTCGACGGCTCGTCGATCCGCGGCTTTACTGCACAGCGCGAGAGCGACTTGCGCCTGGGCATCGACTGGAGCGCGTTCTACTGGGCGCCTGCCGATGTGTTTGGCGGCGGCAAGGTCCTCGTCTTCGGCGAAGTGATCGACAAGAACGGCGGCATCTATAGCGGCGACATCCGCAGCGTGCTGAAGCAGTTCTCGCAGGAGCAGTTCGACAAGCAGGGTTACACGCTGAATGCGGCCAACGAGATTGAAGGCTTCTTGTTCGAGGGCATCGATGCCGAGCGCAGCTACCATGAGACGGGCCGGTTCGATTACGTCAACAAGGGCGGCTATTATCACTCGCTGCCGGGCGATCCTCTGCGCGAGTTCATCGACACCACGGCGGAAGTGCAGCGTGCCATGGGCTTTGAGAACGAGAAGGACCACCCCGAGGTTGCGCCTTCGCAGTTTGAGATCAACTACACCTATGGTGAGGTTGTTGCCGCAGCTGATCAGATTCAGCTCTACAAGCTGATCTGCCGCCAGGTGGCGACACAGATGGGCATGACGGCGAGCTTCCTGCCGAAGCCGGTTGTCGGCGTCAACGGCAGCGGTATGCACACCAACGTCTCCATCACCAAGGGCGGCAAGAACCTGTTCTGGGACCCCAAGGGCGAGGAGAAGATCTCCAAGCTGGCGTGGCAGTTCACCGATCGCATCCTGACGCATGGCAACGATCTTTGTCTGTTGTTGAATGCCAGCGTGAATGCCTATCGCCGCCTCGATCCTCACTTTGAGGCACCGAACCAGATCAAGGCTTCGGCTGTGGATCGCGGCTCGATGATTCGTATTCCTATCGGCAACGAGAAGTCGTCGCGTGTCGAGGTCCGTTCGGTTGGGCCGGATGCGAACCCCTACCTTGTGCTGTACTCGATCTTCAAGAGTGGTCTGCATGGCAATACGTCGAAGATCAAGAACCTGCGTCAGGCGGAGCGCTATCTGCCGGACAACATCTACAGCGCGCTTGAGAACTTCCGCGGTGCCGAATGGACCGGGGAACTTTTGGGCGACGATGTGAAGGCGCGCTATGCCGATCTGAAGCAGGCTTCGGCGGACCGCTGCGCGCGCCTGCTGGGTACGATCGTCAAGGCTCCCGAGGTGCAGTTCCATCATGATGTCTACAACCAGCTTCTCTGGAACATCTTCTAA
- a CDS encoding NAD(P)/FAD-dependent oxidoreductase: MQSDILILGAGMSGLTAARTLAEAGRSVTILEASSRVGGRIHTVREGSEIIELGAEFLHGKPPELWSLIEEANLETYELDGAMLTYADGRLQSRNEEEESTPILEKIEAKLESLAEPDQTFAEYLAQHPIPEAQRQAVIGYVEGFNAADHRIISTHALGLQQAAEEAVEGDRLFRIKNGYDRLPQFLAQKFTEAGGTLILNTLAERIDWTPHHVRITAQRDGQPITFEAAQAVITLPLGVLQQNSVTFSPTPDALHQANRLRMGNARRFTLVFREPFWKHLQPADLRNKSHKKGHGRSSDESYGSSEDRYGSSEDRYGSSENRYGSSEDRSSDQTVILSEGGASAAAVEGPAVLPHRQSSSENSPLANLSFLLSFASMPPVWWTSHPTPSNTLTGWIGGPRSTALANLTPDQLAEAACKTLAEIFSLNPADIRDQLLSCHTHDWQHDALTRGAYSYVAAGALDACAKMTLPAAETLYFAGEHTDTTGHWGTVHAAIRSGLRAASQILHP, encoded by the coding sequence ATGCAATCCGACATCCTCATCCTCGGAGCCGGCATGTCCGGCCTCACCGCCGCCCGCACCCTCGCCGAAGCAGGCCGCTCCGTCACCATCCTCGAAGCCAGCAGCCGCGTAGGCGGACGCATCCACACCGTCCGCGAAGGCAGCGAGATCATCGAGCTAGGCGCCGAGTTTCTCCACGGCAAGCCGCCCGAACTCTGGTCCCTCATCGAAGAGGCCAACCTCGAAACCTATGAACTCGACGGCGCGATGCTCACCTACGCAGACGGCCGCCTCCAGTCCCGCAACGAAGAAGAGGAATCCACCCCCATCCTTGAAAAAATCGAAGCCAAGTTGGAGTCCTTAGCCGAACCAGACCAAACCTTCGCCGAATACCTAGCCCAACACCCCATCCCTGAAGCTCAGCGCCAGGCCGTCATCGGCTACGTCGAAGGCTTCAACGCCGCCGACCACCGCATCATCAGCACCCACGCCCTCGGCCTCCAGCAAGCCGCCGAAGAAGCCGTCGAAGGCGACCGCCTCTTCCGCATCAAGAACGGCTACGACCGCCTCCCCCAATTCCTCGCGCAAAAGTTCACCGAAGCAGGCGGCACCCTCATCCTTAACACTCTTGCCGAGCGCATCGACTGGACGCCCCACCACGTCCGCATCACAGCTCAGCGCGACGGCCAGCCCATCACCTTCGAGGCCGCCCAAGCCGTCATCACCCTGCCCCTCGGCGTCCTCCAGCAAAACTCCGTCACCTTCAGCCCCACTCCCGACGCCCTCCACCAAGCCAACCGTCTCCGCATGGGCAACGCCCGCCGCTTCACCCTCGTCTTCCGCGAGCCCTTCTGGAAGCACCTCCAACCCGCAGACCTCCGCAATAAAAGTCACAAGAAAGGTCACGGTAGAAGTAGCGATGAAAGTTACGGAAGTAGCGAGGATAGGTACGGAAGTAGCGAGGATAGGTACGGAAGTAGCGAGAATAGGTACGGAAGTAGCGAGGATAGAAGCAGCGATCAAACTGTCATCCTGAGCGAAGGCGGCGCTTCTGCTGCCGCAGTCGAAGGACCTGCGGTTCTTCCGCACCGGCAATCATCTTCAGAAAACAGCCCCCTCGCCAACCTCAGCTTCCTGCTCTCCTTCGCCTCCATGCCCCCGGTCTGGTGGACATCCCACCCCACCCCCAGCAACACCCTCACCGGCTGGATCGGCGGCCCACGCTCCACCGCCCTCGCCAACCTCACTCCCGACCAGCTAGCCGAAGCCGCCTGCAAAACCCTCGCTGAAATCTTCTCCCTCAACCCCGCCGACATCCGCGACCAGCTCCTCTCCTGCCACACCCACGACTGGCAGCACGACGCCCTCACCCGCGGAGCCTACAGCTACGTCGCCGCCGGAGCCCTCGACGCCTGCGCGAAGATGACCCTCCCCGCAGCCGAAACTCTCTACTTCGCCGGAGAGCACACCGACACCACCGGCCACTGGGGAACCGTCCACGCCGCCATCCGCTCCGGCCTTCGAGCCGCCAGCCAAATCCTCCACCCATAG
- a CDS encoding carbon-nitrogen hydrolase, with amino-acid sequence MTTQNTRVALIQMSCSPDTQLNLDKAAARVYEAAAQGATLVCLPELFRAQYFCQREDHALFGLAESIPGPSTDILTRVCREANVVLVASLFERRAPGLYHNTAVTIERDGRIADTYRKMHIPDDPLYYEKFYFTPGDLGFKATQTTAGPIGTLVCWDQWYPEGARLTALRGAETLFFPTAIGWHPSEKEEFGTAQYEAWQTAQRAHAIANGVFVCAVNRVGHEHGDVKFKVIAADGNPATLELHGPGDHTPHSGIEFWGGSFIADPFGRILAQASHDKEEILYADLDPKLVEVTRQHWPFLRDRRIDAYEGIAKRFID; translated from the coding sequence ATGACCACCCAGAACACCCGCGTCGCGCTCATCCAGATGTCCTGCTCCCCCGACACCCAGCTCAACTTAGACAAAGCTGCAGCCCGCGTCTACGAGGCCGCTGCCCAGGGAGCCACCCTCGTCTGCCTGCCCGAGCTCTTCCGCGCCCAGTACTTCTGCCAGCGCGAAGACCACGCCCTCTTCGGCCTCGCCGAGTCCATCCCCGGCCCCTCCACCGACATCCTCACCCGTGTCTGCCGCGAAGCCAACGTCGTCCTCGTCGCCAGCCTCTTCGAGCGCCGCGCCCCCGGCCTCTACCACAACACCGCCGTCACCATCGAGCGCGACGGCCGCATCGCCGACACCTACCGCAAGATGCACATCCCCGACGACCCTCTCTACTACGAGAAGTTCTACTTCACCCCCGGCGACCTCGGCTTCAAAGCAACACAAACCACCGCCGGCCCCATCGGCACCCTCGTCTGCTGGGACCAGTGGTATCCCGAAGGCGCCCGCCTCACCGCCCTCCGCGGAGCCGAAACCCTCTTCTTCCCCACCGCCATCGGCTGGCACCCCTCCGAGAAGGAGGAGTTCGGCACCGCCCAGTACGAAGCCTGGCAGACCGCCCAGCGCGCCCACGCCATCGCCAACGGAGTCTTCGTCTGCGCGGTCAACCGCGTAGGCCACGAGCACGGCGACGTCAAATTCAAGGTCATCGCCGCAGACGGCAACCCCGCCACACTCGAGCTCCACGGCCCCGGCGACCACACCCCCCACTCCGGCATCGAGTTCTGGGGCGGCAGCTTCATCGCCGACCCCTTCGGCCGCATCCTCGCCCAGGCCAGCCACGACAAAGAAGAGATCCTCTACGCCGACCTCGACCCCAAGCTGGTCGAAGTCACCCGCCAGCACTGGCCCTTCCTACGCGACCGCCGCATCGACGCCTACGAAGGCATAGCCAAACGCTTCATCGACTGA
- a CDS encoding SDR family NAD(P)-dependent oxidoreductase: protein MSGRLAGKVAVISGSGSGIGQAIAIRFASEGASVVINDIKPEGANETKAKAEAAGGKAITVLGDVTKTADTHNLIEEAYKQLGRCDILVNNAGIEIGADFWDVTEKDYDAVLNVNLRGAFFLTQAFVRRLRDAKQPGRVINLSSVHEDMVFPHFASYCAAKGGMRMLMRNLAVELGPLGITVNNIAPGAVITPMNASLLNNKPQLDALLANIPLGRLGTVDDVSGVALFLASEDGAYVTGSTYFTDGGLIRNYHEQ, encoded by the coding sequence ATGTCAGGTCGTCTCGCAGGAAAAGTCGCTGTCATCAGTGGATCAGGTTCAGGAATTGGGCAGGCCATCGCCATTCGTTTCGCCAGCGAAGGAGCAAGCGTCGTCATCAACGACATCAAGCCCGAGGGCGCGAATGAGACCAAGGCCAAAGCCGAGGCTGCGGGCGGAAAGGCCATCACCGTTCTGGGCGACGTCACCAAGACCGCCGACACGCACAACCTGATCGAAGAGGCCTATAAGCAGCTCGGCCGCTGCGACATCCTCGTCAACAACGCCGGTATCGAGATCGGCGCCGACTTCTGGGACGTTACCGAGAAAGACTACGACGCCGTACTCAACGTCAATCTGCGCGGCGCCTTCTTCCTCACCCAGGCCTTCGTTCGCCGCCTACGCGACGCCAAGCAGCCCGGTCGCGTTATCAACCTCAGCTCCGTCCACGAAGACATGGTCTTCCCGCACTTCGCCAGCTATTGCGCGGCTAAGGGCGGCATGCGCATGTTGATGCGCAATCTCGCCGTCGAGCTTGGACCGCTGGGCATCACGGTCAACAATATTGCTCCCGGCGCAGTCATTACGCCGATGAACGCCAGCCTGCTCAACAATAAGCCCCAGCTTGACGCGCTTCTGGCAAATATCCCCCTGGGACGGCTGGGTACGGTGGACGATGTATCCGGAGTAGCTCTCTTCCTCGCCTCTGAGGACGGAGCCTACGTCACCGGTTCCACCTACTTCACCGACGGCGGCTTGATCCGCAACTATCACGAACAGTAA
- a CDS encoding agmatine/peptidylarginine deiminase, translating to MTTPSDQNYRMPAEWAPHAATWIAWPHNAEDWPGKFQPIPWVYAEIARHLSCCEDVHILVNDLPAERRATGLCQRAGANMARLHFHHWPTDRVWLRDSGPIFVKNPKGELAITNWKFNAWAKYDNWHRDDQIPQHVAKHYDMPQFKPEITATLVDSKAKPHRLVLEGGSIDTNGAGILLTTEECLLSEVQQRNPGLGDEESTRKHLEQAFHDYLGIEKTLWLHRGCAGDDTHGHVDDITRFVGENKILTAVEPNTHDENHLPLAENLDRLRSARNLSGKPFEIVELPMPSPVVFEGQRLPASYANFYIANNLVLVPTFNDANDRHALNTIASCFPDRNIVGIHAVDLVWGLGTLHCLSQQEPA from the coding sequence ATGACGACACCAAGCGACCAGAACTACCGCATGCCCGCCGAGTGGGCTCCCCACGCCGCCACCTGGATCGCCTGGCCCCATAACGCCGAAGACTGGCCGGGAAAATTTCAGCCCATTCCCTGGGTCTACGCCGAGATCGCTCGCCATCTCTCCTGCTGCGAAGACGTCCACATCCTCGTCAACGACCTCCCCGCCGAGCGCCGAGCCACCGGCCTGTGCCAGCGTGCCGGAGCCAACATGGCGCGGCTGCACTTTCACCACTGGCCAACGGACCGTGTCTGGCTCCGCGACTCCGGACCGATTTTTGTTAAGAATCCCAAAGGCGAACTAGCCATCACCAACTGGAAGTTCAACGCCTGGGCAAAGTACGACAACTGGCATCGCGACGACCAAATCCCGCAGCACGTAGCCAAACACTACGACATGCCCCAGTTCAAACCCGAGATCACCGCGACCTTGGTAGATTCCAAAGCCAAGCCGCATCGCCTTGTCCTCGAAGGCGGCAGCATCGACACCAACGGCGCAGGAATCCTCCTCACCACGGAAGAATGCCTCCTCTCCGAAGTCCAGCAGCGCAATCCCGGCCTCGGCGACGAAGAGTCCACCCGCAAGCATCTTGAGCAGGCCTTCCACGACTACCTCGGCATCGAAAAGACCCTCTGGTTGCACCGCGGCTGCGCCGGAGACGACACGCACGGCCACGTCGACGACATCACCCGCTTCGTCGGCGAAAACAAGATCCTCACCGCCGTCGAGCCCAACACCCACGACGAAAATCACCTTCCCCTGGCCGAGAATCTCGACCGCCTCCGCAGCGCCCGCAACCTGAGCGGCAAGCCCTTCGAGATCGTCGAGCTCCCCATGCCTTCGCCGGTAGTCTTCGAAGGCCAGCGATTGCCCGCCAGCTACGCCAACTTCTACATTGCCAACAATCTGGTGCTGGTCCCTACCTTCAACGACGCCAACGATCGCCACGCGCTCAACACCATCGCCTCCTGCTTCCCCGACCGCAACATCGTAGGCATCCACGCCGTCGATCTCGTCTGGGGCCTCGGCACACTGCACTGCCTCAGCCAACAGGAGCCTGCTTGA
- a CDS encoding glutaredoxin family protein, producing the protein MELTVYSASWCRDCREAKRFLAKHNIPFTEIDIEATPGAADEVLENVGKRAIPQFVLDGKWIQPYRPGRGFLHDEMATLFGVSNS; encoded by the coding sequence ATGGAACTGACCGTTTACTCGGCCTCATGGTGCCGCGACTGCCGCGAGGCCAAGCGCTTTCTCGCGAAGCACAACATCCCCTTCACCGAGATCGACATCGAAGCGACCCCCGGCGCAGCCGACGAGGTCCTCGAAAATGTCGGCAAGCGCGCCATCCCGCAGTTCGTCCTCGACGGCAAATGGATACAGCCCTATCGCCCCGGTCGTGGCTTCCTCCACGACGAAATGGCAACACTGTTCGGCGTCAGCAACTCGTAA
- a CDS encoding NADP-dependent isocitrate dehydrogenase, translated as MQSSYNGIAVPTDGQPIEYANGKFTVPNHPIIPFIEGDGTGRDIWKASQRVFDAAVEKAYGGKRSVKWYEVLAGEKAYRQTQNWLPDDTVKATVDFRVSIKGPLTTPVGGGIRSLNVALRQLMDLYQCVRPVKYYAGVPSPVKHPEKLDVVIFRENTEDIYAGIEFRQGTPEAKKFIDFVNDEMLKGGKKKIRQDSGVGVKPISITGSKRLVRAAIQYALDNNRKTVTLVHKGNIQKFTEGAFREWGYEVASEEFREQTVTERESWILGNFEQNPNLTAEQNAALIEPGIEFAAKEFGESVVAEVKQVIASIGASHGGGKWKSKILINDRIADSIFQQIILRPEDYSVLATTNLNGDYISDAAAAQVGGLGIAPGGNIGDGYAVFEATHGTAPKYADKDVINPGSVILSGVMLFDFLGWTEAARLIESSMEKTIAQKFVTYDFERGLQGATKAKTSEFASRMIENMG; from the coding sequence ATGCAATCGAGCTATAACGGAATCGCTGTTCCCACCGACGGTCAACCCATTGAATACGCCAACGGAAAATTTACCGTTCCTAATCATCCGATCATTCCCTTCATCGAAGGCGATGGTACCGGTCGCGATATCTGGAAGGCATCGCAGCGTGTTTTTGATGCGGCTGTTGAGAAGGCTTACGGTGGCAAACGCTCCGTAAAGTGGTACGAAGTTTTGGCCGGGGAGAAGGCGTACCGCCAGACGCAGAATTGGTTGCCGGATGACACAGTGAAGGCGACGGTCGATTTTCGCGTGTCGATCAAGGGACCGCTGACGACGCCGGTGGGCGGCGGGATTCGTTCGCTTAATGTGGCTTTGCGGCAGTTGATGGACCTTTACCAGTGCGTGCGCCCGGTGAAGTATTACGCGGGCGTGCCCAGCCCGGTGAAGCACCCGGAGAAGCTGGACGTTGTGATCTTCCGCGAGAACACGGAGGACATCTATGCCGGCATCGAGTTCCGCCAGGGAACGCCTGAGGCGAAGAAGTTTATTGACTTCGTGAACGACGAGATGCTGAAGGGCGGCAAAAAGAAGATTCGGCAGGACTCGGGTGTGGGCGTGAAGCCGATCTCGATCACGGGATCGAAGCGGCTGGTGCGGGCGGCGATTCAATATGCGCTCGACAATAACCGCAAGACGGTGACGTTGGTACACAAGGGAAATATTCAGAAATTCACCGAAGGCGCGTTCCGCGAGTGGGGCTACGAGGTTGCGTCTGAGGAGTTCCGCGAGCAGACGGTGACGGAGCGGGAGAGCTGGATCCTTGGCAATTTTGAGCAGAACCCCAACCTGACGGCCGAGCAGAATGCTGCGTTGATCGAGCCGGGAATTGAGTTTGCCGCGAAAGAGTTTGGCGAGAGCGTGGTGGCAGAGGTGAAGCAGGTGATTGCTTCGATCGGCGCTTCGCATGGCGGCGGCAAGTGGAAGAGCAAGATCCTGATCAACGACCGCATCGCTGACTCGATCTTTCAGCAGATCATCCTGCGGCCTGAGGACTACAGCGTGCTGGCGACGACGAACCTGAACGGCGACTACATCTCAGATGCGGCGGCGGCGCAGGTCGGCGGCCTGGGGATTGCGCCGGGCGGAAATATCGGTGACGGATATGCTGTCTTCGAGGCGACACATGGAACGGCCCCGAAGTATGCGGACAAGGATGTGATCAATCCGGGATCGGTGATTCTGTCGGGCGTGATGCTGTTCGACTTCCTTGGCTGGACCGAGGCGGCGCGGCTGATTGAGAGCTCGATGGAGAAGACGATTGCGCAGAAGTTTGTGACCTACGACTTCGAGCGCGGCTTGCAAGGCGCGACCAAGGCGAAGACGAGCGAGTTCGCCAGCCGTATGATTGAGAACATGGGGTAA
- a CDS encoding type II toxin-antitoxin system VapC family toxin: MTSLLLDTHIWVWLTSAQPNLKPSVLDALELASASDLLFLSPISMWEIALKHSRGKMSLDRPVRDWLIHAATLPGLNLAPITPSIAAECAELPPAFHGDPADRILAATARSEGLTLVTHDKALILLAKQGYFKVLAT; the protein is encoded by the coding sequence ATGACGTCACTTCTTCTGGATACACACATTTGGGTTTGGCTTACCTCGGCTCAACCAAACCTCAAACCGTCCGTACTTGATGCTCTCGAACTTGCCAGCGCATCCGATCTGCTCTTTCTTTCTCCTATCTCCATGTGGGAGATCGCACTCAAACACTCGCGAGGCAAAATGAGTCTTGACCGTCCTGTTCGCGACTGGCTCATTCACGCGGCAACGCTCCCGGGCTTGAACCTCGCTCCCATTACGCCATCCATCGCAGCCGAATGCGCCGAACTGCCGCCAGCCTTCCACGGCGACCCAGCCGACCGCATCCTCGCCGCAACCGCTCGTTCCGAGGGATTGACACTCGTTACACACGACAAGGCTTTGATACTTCTAGCGAAACAAGGCTACTTCAAAGTTCTGGCAACATAA